A genome region from Rhodothermia bacterium includes the following:
- a CDS encoding acylneuraminate cytidylyltransferase, with amino-acid sequence MESPDIRLVLTDIDGVWTDGGLYYINEGPPAKKFHTYDSFGVLALHMNGIEVGILTGDDNPVVHARAERLGIALIRTGVRNKLAVADELRLERGLTWSQIAYIGDDVMDVNLLEVVGWPATVPNAPRYVQNVARRVTSVGGGEGAFRAFSEDLLASLGLLEKTITRIRETS; translated from the coding sequence ATGGAATCTCCAGATATTCGGTTGGTGCTGACAGACATTGATGGGGTGTGGACAGATGGCGGCTTGTATTATATCAATGAAGGGCCACCCGCAAAAAAATTCCACACCTACGATAGTTTTGGCGTATTGGCTTTGCATATGAATGGTATTGAGGTTGGCATTCTAACGGGTGATGACAACCCAGTGGTACATGCACGTGCGGAACGCTTAGGCATAGCATTGATACGGACGGGTGTTCGGAATAAACTTGCGGTTGCAGATGAACTTCGTTTGGAAAGAGGCTTAACATGGTCTCAGATCGCCTATATTGGAGACGATGTGATGGACGTGAACCTTTTGGAAGTCGTTGGATGGCCGGCTACCGTGCCAAATGCGCCGCGATATGTACAAAATGTGGCCCGTCGTGTGACATCGGTTGGAGGTGGTGAGGGCGCTTTTAGGGCCTTTTCAGAAGACCTCTTGGCATCTTTAGGACTATTGGAGAAAACCATTACCCGTATTCGGGAAACAAGCTAA